The region GTCATCTTCATCGGTCGTGCCAGCCGGGGCGAGATCTCCAAGGTGCTGACCAGCTCGGCGATCGCCATCGTCGGCCTCGCCTTCATCGCCGGCGCGGCAACGCTCTTCTTCGTCGGCGATTACCTGATCGACCTGATCTTCGAATAGGCGCGTTCACCAGATGCGGCTGCGCACCGACGACGACATCTACCGGGCCCGCCTGGTCTACCTCGGGCCGCCCGGTTACACCCTTCCGGTCCACCTGCCCTACGCCCAGTACGGGCTCTTCATGCTGCTGGTCCCCCTCTACATGTTCATCCACTGGCTGTTCACGTTGACGGTCGAGCTCTTCCCGGCCTGGGAGATCGCGCTCGCCATCGTGACCACGTCGTTCATCTTCCGGCACGTCGACCCCGATCGACCGGCGCGGGTGGTCATCCGCACCGCGCTGACCGACTGGCGACGCACCCGGGAGCCGGCGGTCGAGCAGCGCGATCCGCGCCTGGTCGGCAGCCGGATCAGGATTCGGGAGGAGCTGGCATGACCGGGCGTACGTCCAACGGTCCGTCGCAGGACGAGGGCAGGGGTCTGCCGACAGTCGCCGAGGCGGTCGCATGAGCCGCTCCTCCACGCCGGGCTCACCGGCTGGCCGCCCGGGCGCGCCGACCGGTCACCGTGCGCACTCATTCGACTACATCGAGGACGAGGATGAGGTTGCCCTCGACCCCGCGCTGGTGACGTCGCCCGGCCACGGCGCGGTCGGCGTGTTCCAGGCACCCCGCCCGGTCCCTCGTCGGCCGCCACCCGCCGAGCCGAGCGCGGTCTCAGCCGGCGAGAACGCAGACATCGACTCGCCCTTCCTGGACCTCTTCGGCGGGGCCCGGCCCGGCGCACGAGCCGTTCCGACCGGCCCGAGCACCCGGGAACAGCCGGCGATCCCGCAGCAGCAGGCCGCCGCTCCGACACCGGTTCGACCGATTCCCGAACTGGAACCACCGTGGACCCCCGACGACCAGCCCGCCAGCGAGGGCCGGCGCCTCGATCCACGACACGTCGGCGGCTACCCGGGCAACGAGTCGCTGGTGCCGCACCAGGCCGGCGATCGGTTGCCGATGCTCCGGCCGACCGACGAGCCCGACCCGCTCGCCGAGGGCGCATCCGTGTCGAAGGCCGCCGATCCGGCGGCCCGGCCACCCGGCACCGCACTCCCGGCACGACCGACGGCGACGCCGGGTCGATCAGCGGCGTCACGACCGCCGGCCCCCGCAGCCCCGCCGGTGGACCGGCCAACCGGCCCCGCCGACCGTCCGGCCAGCACCGCTCCGACGGACCGGCCAGCCCTGGAGCGACCGCAACGCCGCGCCACCGGCACGGATCGACCCAAGGCGGTCGGCAAAGAGGTCGCCCCGCCCCGGGGGCGTGCCGCCAGTCGCCAGGACCGACCGACGAAGCCGACCCGGATCCGCGCGCCGAAGATCAAGTTTGGCGATCGGGACCCGTCTGTCGAGCTGGCCATCACCGAGATCGCCGGTCACCTCACCTTCACCCCCAACACGGTCACCGCCTGGTATTGGCTGCCCGAGGTCCGCTGGGCGTTCCGGCCGGACGCCGAACGCGAAGCACTGCTGTCGGCCATCTCCGAGCAGTACGCCGGTCTGGCCGGCTTCCGGCTACACCTACGCCGCACCACCCGGCCGTTCCCCGCCGACGAGTGGGCGCGCACCATCGACGCCCACACCGCCGCGCCGCTCGCCGACGTTCCCGGCACCACCGGCTGGGCCGATCACCTGGTCGCCGCCCAACGACACCTGATGGCGGTCAACCACGCCGAGGGCCAGACCTACCTGGGCGTCACCTTCGCCCGCCGGTCCCTCGGCGACTCCCTCACCGAACGGATGCTGCGCACCTTCGGTCGGGGCACCGCCGAGGGCGAACGCCGCAAGCTGGGCCGCACCGTCGAACAGTTCGACGAGGTGCTCGGTGCGTTCGGCATGCGGGGCCGACGGGTCACCGCACAGGAGTTGGAATGGCTGCTCTACCGCTCGGTGGCGCTGTGCATGGCGCCCCCCGGCACGCTCTCGCCGGTGACCGACGGGCGCTGGGAACGCGGTGACCTGCTCGCCCTGACCGAGCAGGTGGAGCGCTACCGCACCCCGTACGGTTCGACGGTCAAGCTGGTCAACCGGATGACCGGCGAGGAACGGCACGTGGCCGTGCTCGCGGTCGGCCGGATGGAGCCGTTGGAGATCCCGGAACGCCACGAGCCCTGGCTGCACTTCCACGAGCGGCTGCCCTGGCCGATGGAGATCTCCACCCGCGTCGACATCCTCGGTTCCGGCGACTCCTTCCGTAACCTCGAACACCGGCTGCGGATGATCCGCTCGCAGCAGCTCGACTACGCCGAGCACGGCATCGACGCACCCCCGGAGCTGGAACGGCTCGCCAAGCGCGCGCTGGTGATCGGCGACGAGATGACCACCGGCCTGCCGGTCGACTCGGCCCGTGCGCACGGCTGGCACCGGATCGCGGTCGGCGGCCGGACCAGGGAGGAATGCCTGGAGCGGGCCCGCCGGCTCATCCAGCTCTACTCCCGGGAGCTGCGTATCTCGCTGCAACACCCGAAGAACCAGGACTGGTTGGCCCGCGAGTTCATCCCCGGCGAGCCGATCGCCAACACCGGGTACGTCCGGCGCATGCCGGTGCCGTTGCTCGCCGCCGCGCTCCCCCAGGCCGCGTCGAACGTGGGCGACCGGCGGGGCGACCTGATCGGCCGAACCGCCGGCACCTGCCGCCGTCCGGTCTTCCTCGACCTGCACTTCCCCATGGAGGTCCGGGAACGCTCCGGGCTCGCGGTCTTCGTCGCCGAACCGGGTGGTGGCAAGTCGACCCTGCTCGGTGCACTGGGCTACCTGGCCGCCCGCAGGGGTGTCCAGGTGACCCTGCTCGACCCGTCGGGGCCCCTGGCCCGCCTCTGCGCGATGCCCGAGCTGCGGCCGTACTCCCGGGTGTTGAACCTGACCGGCTCGGAGCACGGCACCCTGGCGCCCTACTCGCTCATCCCGACGCCACTGCGCAGCGAGTTCGGCACCGGGGCAGCCGGCGACCGCGAGTTCGAGATCGCGGTGTCCAACGCCCGCGCCGAGCGGCGGATGCTGGTCCAGGACATCTGCATGATGCTCGTCCCGCCGCAGGTGGCCAGGGAGGCGTCCACCGCCACCCTGTTCCGGCACGCGGTCCGTCAGGTCCCCGCCGAGGAGACGTCCACCCTGGACGACGTCGTGAGCTGCCTCGGGCGCCTCGACGACGACGCCGGCAAGGAGTTGGCCAACCTCCTGCTGGACACCGCCGAGATGCCCCTGGCCATGCTCTTCTTCGGCCGTCCGCCGGAAGGGCTACTCGGCGCCGACGCCGCGCTCACTGTGATCACCATGGCCGGGCTGCGGTTGCCGGACCTCAAGATCGAACGCGAGTACTGGTCGGCCGAGGAGGCCCTGGCCCTGCCCATGCTGCACACCGCGCACCGGCTCGCCGTCCGGCGCTGCTACGGCGGCTCGATGTCGTCCCGGAAGCTGGTCGGCCTGGACGAGGCGCACTTCATGGAGGGCTGGCGGTCCGGTCGTTCGTTCCTGGTCCGACTCGCCCGAGACTCCCGCAAGTGGAACCTCGCCGCGCTGGTCGCCTCGCAGAACCCCCGCGACATCCTCGGCCTCGACGTGCAGAACCTCGTCTCCACCGTCTTCGTCGGCCGCATCGCCGAGGACGCCGAGATCGCCTCCGAGGCGCTGCGGCTGCTGCGGGTGCCGGTCAACGACGGATACGAGGCCACTCTGGCCTCGCTCTCCGCCGCCGACACCAACTCGGCCTCCCGCCTGGGCTTCCGTGAATTCGTGATGCGCGACGTCGACGGCCGGGTGCAGAAGGTCCGCGTCGACGTCTCGTACGTCGAAGGGCTGCTGGACCACCTCGACACGACGCCGGCCGCGATCGCTGCGGCGGCCGGAGTCCTGCCGAGCATCCCCCTGCCGGATCTGGAGGCGTGACATGGCGAGGGCCCGAGCGAGGATCGCGTCGTTCCTGCTCGCCCTCGGCGTACTGGCCGGGGCCTCCCTCAGCTGGCCGCTGATCGGAGCGGAGGCGGCAGCCGCAACACCACCCGTCGCCCAGGCCCGCGCCGACCTCTGCACGACCGCCGAATGGCAGGCCGACTTCCGAGCCTGCGTACAGAAGCTCCAGACAGTCACCGAGGACGAGGTCAAGTGCCGTAACGCACCGACCCCGGGTACGCCGGATTCGGGCCTCGCCGGCTGGTTCGCCGCAGCACCTCCAGCAGAAGCAGCAAACGGAGTGGCTGGCCGATACAGCCTCTACGGCTACGGTGGCTACAGCTACAACACCTATGACATCGACGGTGGCTGCGCGTCGAGTGTGCTGCATCCGGACTACAAGTTCACCACCACGATCGCCAACGGTGAGTTCATGGCCGCCACCGCAATCATCGGTGCGTCCAACGCACTTCGAGAGCGCGCCTGGGACCCCGGTTCGATGTGGGGGTGGGCCGACCCGCTGGTCGAGCAGGCCACCAAGGCCGTGTACGAGAAGGTGTTCAGCGTCTTCGGCATCATCACCCTCTGCGTCGTGGGGCTCTATCTGCTCTGGCGGTCCCGTCAGTCGGACATGAGCAACGCGATGACGACGGCAGGCTGGGCACTGCTGGTGATGGTCGCGGTCACCGCACTCGCCGCCTGGCCGGTGAAGTCCGCCAATATCGCTGACGGCGCACTTGTCACAAGTCTCGGAGTCGTACACGACGCCGTCGGCCCGCAGGCAAAGGAGCCGGACCCCGGACGGTGCATCGACCCCGACCCGAACCGCTGTAAGGATTCCCGCACCCCCGCCGTGCGAGCCAGCGACACCGCTACCGAAACCATGCTCTACCGGAACTGGCTCCGCGGGGTGCTGGGTTCGGCGGACAGCGAGACCGCCCGCAAGTATGGGCCGGCCCTGTACGACGCACGGTCTCTGACGTGGGGCGAGGCTCAATCCATGCGCGCCAACCCGGCTACCCGGGAGGCGACGATCAAGGCCAAGCAGCAGCAGTGGGCACGGGTGGCCCAGCAGATTCAGACCGAGGACCCGGAGGCGTACGAATACCTCCAGGGTGTGCGGGACATGGACCGGGTGGGCGCCGGATTCATCGCGGTACTGGCCGCGTTGCTCTTCGCGATGTTCGACCTGACGGCGTCGCTGCTGGTCCTGCTGGGCTTCCTCATTTTCCGGTGGGCGGTGATCGCGGCACCGATCCTGGGGACGGTGGGTCTGCTCCGGCCGGCGAGCGCCGGACTACGGCGGCTGGCGAACGCCGTGGTCGCTGCGGTATTCAACATCGCCATCTTCGGCACCGGGGCCGCCATCTACCTGTTCGCCGTCGATCTGATCATGAGCACTCCCACCCTGCCGGGTTGGCTTCAGGTGGTGCTGGTCTGGCTCTGCGGGGTGGTCGGCTGGCTGTTGCTGCGGCCGTACCGGCGAATCACCCAACTCGGCGGCAAGGACAGCAGCGAGGCGGTCAGCTCGGCCGGCTCCTGGCACCGCCGGTTCTTCCGCGACATGCGGACCGCCGCGCGACTGGACGTGGCAGAGCCGGGCGGAACGGCCGAACCAGTGGGCGGGCGTCGGCGGTCACCCGATGCGGAGCAGACCCGGCTCCGCCCGGAGGCCCGCCGGGAGGACCCGGTCCCCACACCGTCGGCGGGCGGCGGGGGCCAGCGTGACGCCGGACGCCCCGACGGCCGTGAACGCAGTGATGAGGCACCGGCGGCCGAGACCAGAGGCCGGGGCCGCCCCGTCGCTCCCCAGCCACGTCGTCGGCAGCCGGCAACGTGGACCGAGCCGGACGTGCCGGCCGAGAACCCGTCGTTCGTCGTCTACCGACCGGGTTCGACGGAGCGCACGCCGGACCGTACCGGACCGCGGGTGCGCTCAGAGGCGCGGTGA is a window of Micromonospora sp. WMMD961 DNA encoding:
- a CDS encoding ATP-binding protein codes for the protein MSRSSTPGSPAGRPGAPTGHRAHSFDYIEDEDEVALDPALVTSPGHGAVGVFQAPRPVPRRPPPAEPSAVSAGENADIDSPFLDLFGGARPGARAVPTGPSTREQPAIPQQQAAAPTPVRPIPELEPPWTPDDQPASEGRRLDPRHVGGYPGNESLVPHQAGDRLPMLRPTDEPDPLAEGASVSKAADPAARPPGTALPARPTATPGRSAASRPPAPAAPPVDRPTGPADRPASTAPTDRPALERPQRRATGTDRPKAVGKEVAPPRGRAASRQDRPTKPTRIRAPKIKFGDRDPSVELAITEIAGHLTFTPNTVTAWYWLPEVRWAFRPDAEREALLSAISEQYAGLAGFRLHLRRTTRPFPADEWARTIDAHTAAPLADVPGTTGWADHLVAAQRHLMAVNHAEGQTYLGVTFARRSLGDSLTERMLRTFGRGTAEGERRKLGRTVEQFDEVLGAFGMRGRRVTAQELEWLLYRSVALCMAPPGTLSPVTDGRWERGDLLALTEQVERYRTPYGSTVKLVNRMTGEERHVAVLAVGRMEPLEIPERHEPWLHFHERLPWPMEISTRVDILGSGDSFRNLEHRLRMIRSQQLDYAEHGIDAPPELERLAKRALVIGDEMTTGLPVDSARAHGWHRIAVGGRTREECLERARRLIQLYSRELRISLQHPKNQDWLAREFIPGEPIANTGYVRRMPVPLLAAALPQAASNVGDRRGDLIGRTAGTCRRPVFLDLHFPMEVRERSGLAVFVAEPGGGKSTLLGALGYLAARRGVQVTLLDPSGPLARLCAMPELRPYSRVLNLTGSEHGTLAPYSLIPTPLRSEFGTGAAGDREFEIAVSNARAERRMLVQDICMMLVPPQVAREASTATLFRHAVRQVPAEETSTLDDVVSCLGRLDDDAGKELANLLLDTAEMPLAMLFFGRPPEGLLGADAALTVITMAGLRLPDLKIEREYWSAEEALALPMLHTAHRLAVRRCYGGSMSSRKLVGLDEAHFMEGWRSGRSFLVRLARDSRKWNLAALVASQNPRDILGLDVQNLVSTVFVGRIAEDAEIASEALRLLRVPVNDGYEATLASLSAADTNSASRLGFREFVMRDVDGRVQKVRVDVSYVEGLLDHLDTTPAAIAAAAGVLPSIPLPDLEA
- a CDS encoding MFS transporter; its protein translation is MARARARIASFLLALGVLAGASLSWPLIGAEAAAATPPVAQARADLCTTAEWQADFRACVQKLQTVTEDEVKCRNAPTPGTPDSGLAGWFAAAPPAEAANGVAGRYSLYGYGGYSYNTYDIDGGCASSVLHPDYKFTTTIANGEFMAATAIIGASNALRERAWDPGSMWGWADPLVEQATKAVYEKVFSVFGIITLCVVGLYLLWRSRQSDMSNAMTTAGWALLVMVAVTALAAWPVKSANIADGALVTSLGVVHDAVGPQAKEPDPGRCIDPDPNRCKDSRTPAVRASDTATETMLYRNWLRGVLGSADSETARKYGPALYDARSLTWGEAQSMRANPATREATIKAKQQQWARVAQQIQTEDPEAYEYLQGVRDMDRVGAGFIAVLAALLFAMFDLTASLLVLLGFLIFRWAVIAAPILGTVGLLRPASAGLRRLANAVVAAVFNIAIFGTGAAIYLFAVDLIMSTPTLPGWLQVVLVWLCGVVGWLLLRPYRRITQLGGKDSSEAVSSAGSWHRRFFRDMRTAARLDVAEPGGTAEPVGGRRRSPDAEQTRLRPEARREDPVPTPSAGGGGQRDAGRPDGRERSDEAPAAETRGRGRPVAPQPRRRQPATWTEPDVPAENPSFVVYRPGSTERTPDRTGPRVRSEAR